The following proteins are encoded in a genomic region of Iodidimonas sp. SYSU 1G8:
- a CDS encoding TonB-dependent receptor has translation MKRGFSRLGAAFLAALWSSAAFAHVTGFDTGFPPGDLRDGAVVLPSGERVPVLGKADCESRKRPGDRCEGGTYFIVTDTPLPAGTALPYTGTVAGRQVSGTARIGTAGAAVASALAERSGSIFSQRSQVEQVTVQAQKKEESQQSVPLPVSAFSGAALERKFATDLEDLNKAAPSVQLQHVGLFQHAAAFTIRGIATGGIESFDDPHSAVFIDGVYQARNAWALSNMLDVEAVEITRGPQGTIYGRNAFAGAIVVRTQKPEMTEFGGKASLQVANAGSFIVGLVGNMPIVEDKVAFRMASQFLKFSGYYKNDGVIIDSAPFTPVVSHIDEDLKGTRLGGDQYVYFRPSVRFTPNDALDVTVTGEIIRERGDGSPALNALYDPRTPSNPFCGATGTPAAFNCNTSFFEALYPTSGLSRNPFGDGGTGEPGDGSDPHVTGWNFSPNANDLNSYNVTMNADYTTSFGTFSLTANYAKQRSAIYTDTDGTNVDLFSSVRFEDYKTYQTEFHFVSDFSDTFDMIVGVFYLWDQYQVGQKLYTPNIGPFTIDNPLQSFGTNGQDRKTWAAYIQGEYHVTPALSLIAGIRYSWEKKYKVFGTPITDIISQGIPGDSDFSRFPTGPGSLLFGPIEDTWDNFAPRVGLNYQLNDDILLFAFWQRAFKSGGFVNNAATELTFASPYGEERVDNFEGGIKSDWFDRALRVNANVYYSKYKGLQRQIIRPAATPSGQETFTTNAADARSYGIELEVTAIPVDGLTLTGNIGYNDIKYTRFCADLDGPEATAVPASGRAVCGDVTLTAIGEYLVDADYSDLDIGSAPKVIANLGFTYDFPIGDMGNLSIGSNVNYTSAMTRNQSVGRLDRRAMLLVDAAINWESPSGMYKVSLWGKNLTNDVERLSSTPVAFLFAFEHATRPRTYGITLTADF, from the coding sequence ATGAAACGTGGATTTTCGAGACTCGGCGCGGCCTTTCTGGCCGCGCTCTGGAGTTCCGCTGCCTTTGCCCATGTGACTGGTTTTGATACCGGATTTCCGCCGGGCGATTTGCGGGATGGCGCCGTTGTCCTGCCTTCGGGCGAACGGGTGCCGGTTCTGGGCAAGGCCGATTGCGAAAGCCGGAAACGGCCCGGCGACCGCTGCGAGGGCGGCACCTATTTCATCGTGACCGACACGCCGCTGCCTGCCGGCACGGCGTTGCCCTACACCGGCACCGTCGCCGGCAGGCAGGTCTCGGGCACCGCCCGGATCGGTACGGCGGGCGCGGCGGTGGCCTCGGCGCTGGCCGAGCGCAGCGGCAGCATTTTCAGCCAGCGCTCGCAGGTCGAGCAGGTCACCGTCCAGGCACAGAAAAAGGAGGAATCCCAGCAATCGGTGCCGCTGCCGGTCTCGGCGTTTTCCGGCGCCGCGCTCGAGCGCAAGTTCGCCACCGATCTCGAGGACCTCAACAAGGCCGCGCCCAGCGTCCAGCTGCAGCATGTGGGCCTTTTCCAGCATGCGGCCGCCTTCACCATCCGCGGCATCGCCACCGGCGGCATCGAAAGTTTCGACGATCCCCACTCGGCGGTGTTCATCGACGGCGTCTACCAGGCGCGCAATGCCTGGGCGCTGTCCAACATGCTGGACGTGGAAGCGGTCGAGATCACCCGCGGTCCTCAAGGCACCATCTACGGCCGCAATGCCTTCGCCGGCGCCATCGTGGTCCGCACCCAGAAGCCGGAGATGACCGAGTTCGGCGGCAAGGCCAGCCTGCAGGTCGCCAACGCGGGATCGTTCATCGTCGGCCTCGTCGGCAACATGCCAATCGTCGAGGACAAGGTCGCCTTCCGGATGGCGTCGCAGTTCCTGAAGTTCAGCGGCTATTACAAGAATGACGGGGTGATCATCGATTCCGCGCCATTCACGCCCGTGGTCAGCCATATCGACGAGGATTTGAAGGGTACGCGCCTCGGCGGCGACCAGTATGTGTATTTCCGCCCGAGCGTCCGCTTCACGCCCAACGACGCGCTCGACGTGACAGTCACCGGCGAGATCATCCGCGAACGGGGCGACGGCTCGCCCGCCCTCAACGCCCTGTACGATCCCCGGACCCCGTCGAATCCCTTCTGCGGCGCCACGGGCACGCCGGCCGCCTTCAACTGCAACACCAGCTTTTTCGAGGCGCTCTACCCGACCAGCGGCCTGTCGCGCAATCCGTTCGGCGATGGTGGCACGGGCGAGCCGGGCGACGGCAGCGACCCGCACGTCACCGGCTGGAACTTCTCGCCCAACGCCAACGACCTCAACAGCTACAACGTGACCATGAATGCCGATTACACCACCAGCTTCGGCACCTTCTCGCTGACGGCCAATTACGCCAAGCAGCGCAGCGCGATCTACACGGACACGGACGGCACCAATGTGGATCTGTTCTCGTCGGTGCGTTTCGAGGACTACAAGACCTACCAGACCGAATTCCACTTCGTGTCGGACTTCTCCGACACCTTCGACATGATCGTCGGCGTGTTCTACCTGTGGGACCAATATCAGGTCGGCCAGAAGCTCTACACGCCCAATATCGGCCCGTTCACCATCGACAATCCGCTCCAGAGCTTCGGCACCAATGGCCAGGATCGCAAGACCTGGGCCGCCTATATTCAGGGCGAGTATCACGTCACGCCTGCGTTGAGCCTGATCGCCGGCATCCGCTATTCCTGGGAAAAGAAGTACAAGGTCTTCGGCACCCCGATCACCGACATCATCTCGCAGGGTATTCCGGGTGACTCGGACTTCAGCCGGTTTCCTACGGGTCCCGGCTCCCTGTTGTTCGGCCCCATCGAGGACACGTGGGACAATTTCGCTCCGCGCGTCGGCCTGAACTATCAGCTCAACGACGATATTCTGCTGTTCGCGTTCTGGCAGCGTGCCTTCAAGTCCGGCGGCTTCGTCAACAACGCGGCGACCGAACTCACCTTTGCCTCGCCCTATGGCGAGGAGCGGGTGGACAATTTCGAGGGCGGCATCAAGAGCGACTGGTTCGACCGCGCCCTGCGCGTCAACGCCAACGTGTATTATTCCAAGTACAAGGGATTGCAGCGGCAGATCATCCGCCCCGCCGCCACGCCCAGCGGGCAGGAGACCTTTACCACCAACGCCGCCGATGCCCGCTCCTACGGTATCGAACTGGAGGTGACGGCCATTCCTGTCGATGGCCTGACCCTGACCGGCAACATCGGTTACAACGACATCAAGTACACCCGCTTTTGCGCCGACCTCGACGGTCCTGAAGCCACGGCCGTGCCCGCCAGCGGCCGCGCGGTCTGCGGCGATGTCACGCTGACCGCCATCGGCGAATATCTCGTCGATGCCGACTACAGCGACCTGGATATCGGCAGCGCGCCGAAGGTGATCGCCAATCTGGGCTTCACCTACGACTTTCCCATTGGCGACATGGGCAATCTCAGTATCGGCTCCAACGTCAACTACACCTCCGCCATGACCCGCAACCAGAGCGTCGGCCGCCTCGACCGCCGGGCCATGCTGCTGGTCGATGCCGCGATCAACTGGGAATCGCCCAGCGGCATGTACAAGGTCTCGCTCTGGGGCAAGAATCTCACCAACGACGTGGAGCGCCTCAGCTCGACGCCGGTGGCTTTCCTGTTCGCCTTCGAGCACGCGACCCGTCCGCGCACCTATGGCATCACCCTGACCGCCGACTTCTAG